One genomic window of Arvicola amphibius chromosome 4, mArvAmp1.2, whole genome shotgun sequence includes the following:
- the Slc16a11 gene encoding monocarboxylate transporter 11 isoform X3, with protein sequence MTPKPAGPPDGGWGWVVAASAFAVNGLSYGLLRSLGLALPDLAEHFERSAQDTAWVSALALAVQQAASPVGSALSTRWGARPVVMVGGVLTSLGLVFSAFARSLLHLYLGLGLLAGSGWALVFAPSLGTLSRYFSRRRVLAVGLALTGNGASSLLLAPALQFLLDTFGWRGALLLLGAVTLHLTPCGALLRPLALSGDPLAPPRTPLAALGLGLFRRRAFTIFALGTALIGGGYFVPYVHLGPHALDQGMGGYGAALVVAVAAVGDASARLVSGWLADQGWVPLPRLLVVFGSLTGLGVLAVGLVPTVETEEGWGAPLLAAAGAYGLSAGSYAPLVFGVLPGLVGIGGVVQATGLVMMLMSLGGLLGPPLSGFLRDKTGDFSASFLVCSSFILSGSFIYMGLPRALPTCRPVSPPPTPPPERGELLPVPQASLLSAGGADPTRETTC encoded by the exons ATGACCCCCAAGCCGGCCGGACCCCCGGAcgggggctggggctgggtggtggcggcctCAGCATTCGCCGTGAACGGGCTCTCCTACGGGCTCTTACGCTCCCTGGGCCTTGCCCTCCCCGACCTCGCGGAGCACTTTGAACGAAGCGCCCAGGACACTGCGTGGGTCAGCGCCCTGGCCTTGGCCGTGCAGCAGGCAGCCA GCCCAGTGGGCAGCGCCCTGAGCACTCGCTGGGGGGCACGCCCCGTGGTGATGGTTGGGGGCGTCCTAACCTCGCTTGGCTTGGTCTTCTCGGCTTTCGCCCGAAGCCTCCTACACCTCTACCTCGGCCTGGGCCTCCTCGCTG GTTCCGGCTGGGCCCTGGTGTTCGCCCCTTCCCTGGGTACCCTCTCTCGGTACTTCTCCCGCCGTCGGGTCTTGGCGGTAGGGTTGGCGCTCACCGGTAATGGGGCATCCTCGCTGCTCCTGGCACCTGCCTTGCAGTTCCTCCTTGATACTTTCGGCTGGCGGGGTGCCTTGCTCCTCCTTGGCGCTGTCACCCTCCACCTCACACCCTGTGGCGCCTTGCTACGACCCTTGGCTCTTTCTGGTGACCCCCTAGCCCCACCTCGAACTCCCTTAGCTGCCCTTGGCCTAGGTCTCTTTAGACGCCGAGCCTTTACAATCTTTGCTTTGGGCACCGCCTTGATTGGGGGCGGATACTTCGTCCCCTACGTGCACTTGGGTCCGCACGCTTTAGATCAGGGGATGGGGGGTTACGGGGCAGCGTTGGTGGTGGCTGTCGCTGCAGTGGGAGATGCGAGTGCCCGACTGGTCAGTGGATGGCTTGCAGACCAGGGCTGGGTGCCCCTTCCGCGCCTTCTGGTTGTGTTTGGGTCTCTGACTGGGTTAGGGGTACTGGCAGTGGGACTAGTGCCCACTGTGGAGACGGAGGAGGGTTGGGGGGCTCCCCTGCTAGCCGCGGCTGGGGCCTACGGCCTGAGCGCCGGGAGTTATGCCCCACTGGTTTTCGGTGTGCTCCCCGGGCTGGTGGGCATTGGAGGTGTGGTACAGGCTACAGGGCTGGTGATGATGCTGATGAGCCTCGGGGGACTCCTGGGCCCTCCCCTGTCAG GTTTCCTAAGGGATAAGACAGGAGACTTCAGTGCCTCTTTCCTGGTGTGCAGCTCTTTCATCCTCTCTGGCAGCTTCATCTACATGGGGCTGCCCAGAGCCCTCCCAACCTGCCGTCCAGTCTCACCTCCACCTACCCCTCCCCCTGAGAGAGGGGAGCTGCTCCCAGTTCCACAGGCATCCCTGCTCTCGGCAGGGGGCGCTGATCCCACCCGGGAAACCACTTGTtga
- the Slc16a11 gene encoding monocarboxylate transporter 11 isoform X1, whose translation MEELFQALETTAIFTRGQLAEHGLQAGSSCVRSRLQVARAPVVISVYGESGSKLGSISALAGDSAEPCLPGTRGEKPAEPTFALSLLPTPGEVGPGSRAHARGDVPTLGEQPEAGSQGRQLPSGGPGVETSFTGVSPPQQTAMTPKPAGPPDGGWGWVVAASAFAVNGLSYGLLRSLGLALPDLAEHFERSAQDTAWVSALALAVQQAASPVGSALSTRWGARPVVMVGGVLTSLGLVFSAFARSLLHLYLGLGLLAGSGWALVFAPSLGTLSRYFSRRRVLAVGLALTGNGASSLLLAPALQFLLDTFGWRGALLLLGAVTLHLTPCGALLRPLALSGDPLAPPRTPLAALGLGLFRRRAFTIFALGTALIGGGYFVPYVHLGPHALDQGMGGYGAALVVAVAAVGDASARLVSGWLADQGWVPLPRLLVVFGSLTGLGVLAVGLVPTVETEEGWGAPLLAAAGAYGLSAGSYAPLVFGVLPGLVGIGGVVQATGLVMMLMSLGGLLGPPLSGFLRDKTGDFSASFLVCSSFILSGSFIYMGLPRALPTCRPVSPPPTPPPERGELLPVPQASLLSAGGADPTRETTC comes from the exons ATGGAAGAACTCTTTCAGGCTTTAGAGACCACCGCTATTTTCACGCGTGGGCAGCTGGCCGAGCACGGATTGCAAGCCGGCTCTTCTTGCGTGCGCAGTCGGCTGCAG GTGGCTCGGGCCCCTGTGGTGATCTCTGTTTACGGAGAGAGCGGGTCCAAGTTGGGCTCCATCTCTGCACTGGCTGGCGACTCGGCAGAACCCTGCCTGCCAGGAACGCGCGGAGAAAAACCAGCCGAACCCACCTTCGCCCTTTCCCTACTCCCAACGCCGGGAGAGGTCGG GCCTGGTTCCCGCGCCCATGCTCGGGGCGACGTGCCCACCCTGGGCGAGCAGCCCGAGGCTGGATCTCAGGGACGTCAGCTCCCTAGCGGAGGCCCAGGCGTGGAGACTTCATTCACAGGTGTTTCCCCACCCCAGCAGACGGCGATGACCCCCAAGCCGGCCGGACCCCCGGAcgggggctggggctgggtggtggcggcctCAGCATTCGCCGTGAACGGGCTCTCCTACGGGCTCTTACGCTCCCTGGGCCTTGCCCTCCCCGACCTCGCGGAGCACTTTGAACGAAGCGCCCAGGACACTGCGTGGGTCAGCGCCCTGGCCTTGGCCGTGCAGCAGGCAGCCA GCCCAGTGGGCAGCGCCCTGAGCACTCGCTGGGGGGCACGCCCCGTGGTGATGGTTGGGGGCGTCCTAACCTCGCTTGGCTTGGTCTTCTCGGCTTTCGCCCGAAGCCTCCTACACCTCTACCTCGGCCTGGGCCTCCTCGCTG GTTCCGGCTGGGCCCTGGTGTTCGCCCCTTCCCTGGGTACCCTCTCTCGGTACTTCTCCCGCCGTCGGGTCTTGGCGGTAGGGTTGGCGCTCACCGGTAATGGGGCATCCTCGCTGCTCCTGGCACCTGCCTTGCAGTTCCTCCTTGATACTTTCGGCTGGCGGGGTGCCTTGCTCCTCCTTGGCGCTGTCACCCTCCACCTCACACCCTGTGGCGCCTTGCTACGACCCTTGGCTCTTTCTGGTGACCCCCTAGCCCCACCTCGAACTCCCTTAGCTGCCCTTGGCCTAGGTCTCTTTAGACGCCGAGCCTTTACAATCTTTGCTTTGGGCACCGCCTTGATTGGGGGCGGATACTTCGTCCCCTACGTGCACTTGGGTCCGCACGCTTTAGATCAGGGGATGGGGGGTTACGGGGCAGCGTTGGTGGTGGCTGTCGCTGCAGTGGGAGATGCGAGTGCCCGACTGGTCAGTGGATGGCTTGCAGACCAGGGCTGGGTGCCCCTTCCGCGCCTTCTGGTTGTGTTTGGGTCTCTGACTGGGTTAGGGGTACTGGCAGTGGGACTAGTGCCCACTGTGGAGACGGAGGAGGGTTGGGGGGCTCCCCTGCTAGCCGCGGCTGGGGCCTACGGCCTGAGCGCCGGGAGTTATGCCCCACTGGTTTTCGGTGTGCTCCCCGGGCTGGTGGGCATTGGAGGTGTGGTACAGGCTACAGGGCTGGTGATGATGCTGATGAGCCTCGGGGGACTCCTGGGCCCTCCCCTGTCAG GTTTCCTAAGGGATAAGACAGGAGACTTCAGTGCCTCTTTCCTGGTGTGCAGCTCTTTCATCCTCTCTGGCAGCTTCATCTACATGGGGCTGCCCAGAGCCCTCCCAACCTGCCGTCCAGTCTCACCTCCACCTACCCCTCCCCCTGAGAGAGGGGAGCTGCTCCCAGTTCCACAGGCATCCCTGCTCTCGGCAGGGGGCGCTGATCCCACCCGGGAAACCACTTGTtga
- the Slc16a11 gene encoding monocarboxylate transporter 11 isoform X2 encodes MSEVYRILSNKSENGRTLSGFRDHRYFHAWAAGRARIASRLFLRAQSAAGGSGPCGDLCLRRERVQVGLHLCTGWRLGRTLPARNARRKTSRTHLRPFPTPNAGRGRQTAMTPKPAGPPDGGWGWVVAASAFAVNGLSYGLLRSLGLALPDLAEHFERSAQDTAWVSALALAVQQAASPVGSALSTRWGARPVVMVGGVLTSLGLVFSAFARSLLHLYLGLGLLAGSGWALVFAPSLGTLSRYFSRRRVLAVGLALTGNGASSLLLAPALQFLLDTFGWRGALLLLGAVTLHLTPCGALLRPLALSGDPLAPPRTPLAALGLGLFRRRAFTIFALGTALIGGGYFVPYVHLGPHALDQGMGGYGAALVVAVAAVGDASARLVSGWLADQGWVPLPRLLVVFGSLTGLGVLAVGLVPTVETEEGWGAPLLAAAGAYGLSAGSYAPLVFGVLPGLVGIGGVVQATGLVMMLMSLGGLLGPPLSGFLRDKTGDFSASFLVCSSFILSGSFIYMGLPRALPTCRPVSPPPTPPPERGELLPVPQASLLSAGGADPTRETTC; translated from the exons ATGTCAGAGGTTTACAGGATCCTCAGCAACAAATCCGAGAATGGAAGAACTCTTTCAGGCTTTAGAGACCACCGCTATTTTCACGCGTGGGCAGCTGGCCGAGCACGGATTGCAAGCCGGCTCTTCTTGCGTGCGCAGTCGGCTGCAG GTGGCTCGGGCCCCTGTGGTGATCTCTGTTTACGGAGAGAGCGGGTCCAAGTTGGGCTCCATCTCTGCACTGGCTGGCGACTCGGCAGAACCCTGCCTGCCAGGAACGCGCGGAGAAAAACCAGCCGAACCCACCTTCGCCCTTTCCCTACTCCCAACGCCGGGAGAGGTCGG CAGACGGCGATGACCCCCAAGCCGGCCGGACCCCCGGAcgggggctggggctgggtggtggcggcctCAGCATTCGCCGTGAACGGGCTCTCCTACGGGCTCTTACGCTCCCTGGGCCTTGCCCTCCCCGACCTCGCGGAGCACTTTGAACGAAGCGCCCAGGACACTGCGTGGGTCAGCGCCCTGGCCTTGGCCGTGCAGCAGGCAGCCA GCCCAGTGGGCAGCGCCCTGAGCACTCGCTGGGGGGCACGCCCCGTGGTGATGGTTGGGGGCGTCCTAACCTCGCTTGGCTTGGTCTTCTCGGCTTTCGCCCGAAGCCTCCTACACCTCTACCTCGGCCTGGGCCTCCTCGCTG GTTCCGGCTGGGCCCTGGTGTTCGCCCCTTCCCTGGGTACCCTCTCTCGGTACTTCTCCCGCCGTCGGGTCTTGGCGGTAGGGTTGGCGCTCACCGGTAATGGGGCATCCTCGCTGCTCCTGGCACCTGCCTTGCAGTTCCTCCTTGATACTTTCGGCTGGCGGGGTGCCTTGCTCCTCCTTGGCGCTGTCACCCTCCACCTCACACCCTGTGGCGCCTTGCTACGACCCTTGGCTCTTTCTGGTGACCCCCTAGCCCCACCTCGAACTCCCTTAGCTGCCCTTGGCCTAGGTCTCTTTAGACGCCGAGCCTTTACAATCTTTGCTTTGGGCACCGCCTTGATTGGGGGCGGATACTTCGTCCCCTACGTGCACTTGGGTCCGCACGCTTTAGATCAGGGGATGGGGGGTTACGGGGCAGCGTTGGTGGTGGCTGTCGCTGCAGTGGGAGATGCGAGTGCCCGACTGGTCAGTGGATGGCTTGCAGACCAGGGCTGGGTGCCCCTTCCGCGCCTTCTGGTTGTGTTTGGGTCTCTGACTGGGTTAGGGGTACTGGCAGTGGGACTAGTGCCCACTGTGGAGACGGAGGAGGGTTGGGGGGCTCCCCTGCTAGCCGCGGCTGGGGCCTACGGCCTGAGCGCCGGGAGTTATGCCCCACTGGTTTTCGGTGTGCTCCCCGGGCTGGTGGGCATTGGAGGTGTGGTACAGGCTACAGGGCTGGTGATGATGCTGATGAGCCTCGGGGGACTCCTGGGCCCTCCCCTGTCAG GTTTCCTAAGGGATAAGACAGGAGACTTCAGTGCCTCTTTCCTGGTGTGCAGCTCTTTCATCCTCTCTGGCAGCTTCATCTACATGGGGCTGCCCAGAGCCCTCCCAACCTGCCGTCCAGTCTCACCTCCACCTACCCCTCCCCCTGAGAGAGGGGAGCTGCTCCCAGTTCCACAGGCATCCCTGCTCTCGGCAGGGGGCGCTGATCCCACCCGGGAAACCACTTGTtga